Sequence from the Longimicrobium sp. genome:
TCCTCGTGGGGGAGGGGCCGGGGGTGGGGGGGATCCGCGCCGGGCGGGCACGATCTCACCCCGTCGCACCGATGCCCGAACCGCTTCCGAGCCTGCGATGATCGCCGACCCACGCCCCGAGCTTCGCCCGCTCCTCGACCGCATCGCCGCGTTCGTGCGCGACGAGCTGGGGCCGCTGGAGACACGCTTCCTCGCCGGGCCGGTGCGCGCCATCCTCCCCGCGCTGCGCGACGCGCGCGAGCGGGTGAAGGCGGCGGGGATGTGGGCGCCGCACCTGCCGCGCGAGCTGGGCGGGCTGGGGCTGCCGCTGGCTGACTTCGCGCACGTCAGTGAGGCGCTGGGCCGCTCGCCGCTGGGACACCTCGCCTTCAACTGCCAGGCGCCCGACGTCGGCAACATGGAGCTGCTGCACGCACACGGCAGCGACGGGCAGAAGGATCGCTGGCTCGAGCCGCTCGCCGCCGGCGAGATCCGCAGCTGCTTTTCGATGACCGAGCCCGACCGCGCCGGCTCCAACCCCGTCTGGCTGGAGACCACGGCCGTGCGCGACGGCGGCGACTACGTGATCGACGGCCGCAAGTGGTTCACCTCGTCGGCCGACGGCGCGGCGTTCGCCATCGTCATGGCCGTCACCAACCCCGGCGCGGCGTCTCCGCACCAGCGCGCGAGCATGATCGTCGTGCCGACGGACACGCCGGGGTTCCGCATCGTCCGCAACATCCCCGTGATGGGCGAGGCGGGCGAGGACTGGTTCTCGCACGCCGAGGTGGCGTACGAAGGGTGCC
This genomic interval carries:
- a CDS encoding acyl-CoA dehydrogenase family protein, coding for MIADPRPELRPLLDRIAAFVRDELGPLETRFLAGPVRAILPALRDARERVKAAGMWAPHLPRELGGLGLPLADFAHVSEALGRSPLGHLAFNCQAPDVGNMELLHAHGSDGQKDRWLEPLAAGEIRSCFSMTEPDRAGSNPVWLETTAVRDGGDYVIDGRKWFTSSADGAAFAIVMAVTNPGAASPHQRASMIVVPTDTPGFRIVRNIPVMGEAGEDWFSHAEVAYEGCRVPVENRIGAEGAGFLLAQERLGPGRIHHCMRWIGIAERAFELMCRRAATRELSPGEPLARQQSVQHAIAESRAEIDAARLLTLDAAARIDAHGARAARVQISTIKFYVAGMLQRVLDRAIQVHGALGVTDDVLLAWWWRHERGARIYDGPDEVHKSLVAREVLKNF